A single Alosa sapidissima isolate fAloSap1 chromosome 17, fAloSap1.pri, whole genome shotgun sequence DNA region contains:
- the LOC121688363 gene encoding transcription factor 21 isoform X1, producing MSTGSLSDAEDIHELPVLQLNAQSRRPTRDMTSESLIHSRDNSEDEFCIDDSYEGKSKRPKTSAKGLGKNQSDGRQTQRNAANARERARMRVLSKAFSRLKTSLPWVPADTKLSKLDTLRLASSYISHLRQLLQEDRYENSFVHPVNLTWPFVVSGRPEDSKEIATAARLCGATA from the exons ATGTCAACCGGGTCACTGAGTGATGCTGAGGACATCCACGAATTACCTGTTTTACAGCTGAATGCACAGAGTAGACGGCCCACGCGGGACATGACATCGGAGTCACTTATCCACTCAAGAGATAACTCTGAGGACGAATTCTGCATAGACGACAGTTACGAGGGGAAAAGCAAACGGCCGAAGACCAGCGCCAAGGGGCTGGGGAAAAACCAATCGGATGGCCGCCAGACTCAAAGGAACGCCGCCAACGCCAGGGAGAGGGCGCGAATGAGAGTGCTTAGCAAAGCCTTCTCAAGACTGAAGACGAGTTTGCCGTGGGTACCGGCAGACACCAAGCTCTCCAAACTGGACACGCTGCGACTTGCCTCCAGCTACATTTCTCATCTGAGGCAGCTCTTGCAGGAGGACCGTTATGAGAACAGTTTTGTGCATCCGGTAAATTTG ACGTGGCCCTTCGTGGTCTCAGGCAGACCAGAGGACAGCAAAGAGATCGCGACCGCTGCCAGATTGTGTGGGGCTACTGCATGA
- the LOC121688363 gene encoding transcription factor 21 isoform X2, producing MSTGSLSDAEDIHELPVLQLNAQSRRPTRDMTSESLIHSRDNSEDEFCIDDSYEGKSKRPKTSAKGLGKNQSDGRQTQRNAANARERARMRVLSKAFSRLKTSLPWVPADTKLSKLDTLRLASSYISHLRQLLQEDRYENSFVHPTWPFVVSGRPEDSKEIATAARLCGATA from the exons ATGTCAACCGGGTCACTGAGTGATGCTGAGGACATCCACGAATTACCTGTTTTACAGCTGAATGCACAGAGTAGACGGCCCACGCGGGACATGACATCGGAGTCACTTATCCACTCAAGAGATAACTCTGAGGACGAATTCTGCATAGACGACAGTTACGAGGGGAAAAGCAAACGGCCGAAGACCAGCGCCAAGGGGCTGGGGAAAAACCAATCGGATGGCCGCCAGACTCAAAGGAACGCCGCCAACGCCAGGGAGAGGGCGCGAATGAGAGTGCTTAGCAAAGCCTTCTCAAGACTGAAGACGAGTTTGCCGTGGGTACCGGCAGACACCAAGCTCTCCAAACTGGACACGCTGCGACTTGCCTCCAGCTACATTTCTCATCTGAGGCAGCTCTTGCAGGAGGACCGTTATGAGAACAGTTTTGTGCATCCG ACGTGGCCCTTCGTGGTCTCAGGCAGACCAGAGGACAGCAAAGAGATCGCGACCGCTGCCAGATTGTGTGGGGCTACTGCATGA